The genomic stretch TAATCCGAGAACAGTGAAAGATACCGCTACTTTTGAAAATCCCATTTCGTTAGCGCAAGGTATTGAACGGGTATTCGTGAATGGAATACTGGCTTATTTTAATGGTCAGGTTTCAAAACACAGAAACGGTGTTTTTATTTATCGAAATAAATAACGTTTTAATTCAAATAAAGTTATTTGGTAAATAATAAATTGATGAAATTAAGTAAGAAAAGTAATGGAGAAAAATAATGTCAATTAAACGATATGGCGTAGAAGGCGGCGTGGGTACAGGTGGTCAGCATTTACCTTTTGCGCGAGCTACCGAAGCGGGTGGTTTCCTTTACGTCTCTGGCCAAACGCCGATGATTGATGGTGAAGTGGTTGAAGGTGGCATTGTTGATCAATCACGCCTCGCGATTCAAAACTGTGTCGACATCATGAGCGAGGCAGGCTATACGCTAGAAGATGTAGTGCACGTTAAGGTTGTGTTGACCGATGCACGCTATTTCCAGTCGTTCAATAAAGTGTTTAAAGAGTTTTTTGGCGAGCATCCACCTGCGCGGATTTGCATGGTGTGTGACCTCGTGGTGGATGTTAAGGTGGAAGTCGACGTCACGTGTTATCGAGCTGACCGTCGCTAATAAATATCAACGCACTTATTTGAGTTAATCGTCACAAAGACAAACTCACACGGTGCCGAATTTGAACTCTCCCTATGATTCTTATTCGGCACCTTCACTCCCTGAAATAAAAATAATCATGCCTGCCTAAATGGAAGGACGGGGATATTTTATCTGAAAGATGGACTTAAATTACCTGAGAGGTGTTCCATGAATAGCACACTTTTTTTAACCGGATTTGGAATATATGTGCTTTTCCTTATTTGGCTCGGCTGGTTTGTTTCACGTAATCAAAAATCAGGAGAAGATTTTTTATTAGGTGGGCGAGGATTGCCATTATTTCTCGTATTAGGCACCACAGTCGCCACCATGGTAGGAACGGGTTCCAGTATGGGGGCGGTAGGATTTGGTTATGCCAACGGTTGGGCGGGAGCGCTCTATGGCATTGGCGGCGCAGTCGGCATATTGCTTTTGGCTCTTTGGTTTGCCCCTGTTCGTAAACTTAACTTTATGACCATGAGTGAAGAGCTTGCTTATTACGTTGGTGCAAACCGCATCGTCAAAAATGTGGTCGGCTTGTTGATTTTCATTGCATCGATTGGTTGGCTTGGCGCGCACATTCTTGGCGGTGGCATGTACCTCGCATGGATTGCTGATATTGACCTCAGCACCGCGAAAATCGTGATTGCGGTGGCGTTTACTATTTACGTGGTGATCGGCGGTTACACCGCTGTTGTTTGGACCGATGCCATTCAAGCCGTGATCTTGTTTGTTGGCTTCATTCTCATGGCGGTCTTGTCTGTGCAGCACATTGGTGGCTTAGATAATCTCTACAGTGCGATGGATCCTGCGGCAGTCAGCTTTTTAGCCATCGACAAACTTGGTTTACTCCCTGCAATTTCATTGTCTGTGGTGATTGGTGTGGGCGTGTTAGCGACGCCATCGTTCCGTCAGCGTATCTACTCGGGCAAAGACGTTTCAACCATCCGTCGTTCGTTTGTTGGCTCCGGTGTGCTGTATCTTTTCTTCTCTATTATCCCAGCCATTATCGGTATGGCAGCACATGCGATTAACCCAGAATTGGCCAACTCAAACTACGCATTCCCTTACGTGGCTGCCACGGTTCTACCTGTTGGTGTCGGGATGATTGTGCTTATCGCAGGCCTTTCGGCCACCATGTCGAGTGCCAGCTCTGATGCCATCGCGGGCGTGTCCATCCTGCTACGCGATGTGTATGTGATGTTCACGGGCCGAGTGCCAAATAAAGAGTCAATGCTCAACTATTCGCGCCTGGCGTTGGTGGTGGTGATTGGTTTCGCTCTGCTGTTTGCGCTCACCTCAAATGACATCATTGGCTACATCACCAAAATGATTTCTACAGTCATGTCTGGCATGTTTGTCTGCGGTATGTTGGGGCGTTTTTGGCGCCGTTATAACTGGCAAGGGGCTTTAGCCACACTGGCGGGTGCTTCTGCAGCTTCAGTGGCTGTCATGATGAGTCCGAGCCTAACCACATTTTGGGGCAACCCTGTCATTCCATCTTGTATGGTGGCCTTAGGGGCTGGAGTAGTGGTGAGCCTACTAACACCGGCTAACCAAGTTTCTGCCGAAATGGCTCGCGCTATCTTAGACGATGAACGCGCTTTGATGGAAATGGAACTCTCCGACAAAGGTGAGCTGGATCGCGATGAATCGTTGGCAAATCGTCAAGCGGCGCGCGAGCTGTAATCTCCCACTTCTAATCTCTGTTCGATGAGTTTCAGTGATCTTGCTCTGAAACTCATCGTGTTAGCACAGGAACCTCAAGATGAACAAAGCTACACTGGCTCTACTGATTTCAGGCATTTTTATGGCACCGACAACCATGGCTATGGCTCCCAATACCGATTTAGTTTTAATGCCTTACCCGCAAAGCGTTGAGTTAAGCGAAGGCAAGGTGACGCTGGACAAAGCGTTCAGTATTTATATCAAAGGTTACGATTCACCCCGCGTGGCGTTTAATGTTAAGCGCACCATGGAGAGACTCTATCGACAAACAGGCTTGCCGATGCTGAACTGGCAGGCGAAATCTGAACAAGAAGCCACGCTGGTGATTGATATCCAACGTGCCCCAAGCAGTGTGGTGCAAAATATCAACAGTGATGAGACCTATCAGTTGAAGGTCGTAAATGGCAAGATTTTGCTCTCAGCCACTGAGCCTTATGGCGCGTTTCATGGCTTAGAAACCTTACTGCAACTGGTTTCGACGGATGCCAATGGCTACTTCGTTCCCGCCCTCACTATCTCTGATGCGCCGCGCTTTAAATGGCGAGGGGTGTCGTACGATACCGCGCGTCACTACATCGAACTGCCGGTGATTTTGCGTCAGTTGGATGCCATGGCCTCGGCGAAAATGAACGTCTTTCATTGGCATATTTGGGATGACCAAGGCATTCGTATTCAGTTGGAAAACTACCCTCGCTTGTGGCAAGCCACCGCGGATGGTGATTTCTACAGCAAAGATGAAATTCGCCAAGTGGTCGAATATGCGCGTAATCTCGGTATTCGTGTCATCCCTGAAATCTCGCTGCCTGGCCACGCGTCGGCGGTCGCTCATGCTTATCCAGAGCTGATGTCTGGCCTGGGAGAACAGTCTTACCCTCAGCAGCGTGGTTGGGGGGTGTTTGAACCTTTGATGGACCCGACCAATCCAGAACTCTATACCATGTTGGCAAGCGTGTTCGATGAAGTGGCGGCGCTCTTCCCGGATGAGTACTTTCACATCGGCGGGGATGAGCCGAACTATCAACAGTGGCGTGACAACCCGAAAATCCAAGCGTTTATCAAGCAGCATCAATTGGATGGCGAGCGAGGGCTGCAATCGTACCTTAATAGCCGAGTCGAGCAGATGTTGAACCAGCGTGGTAAAAAAATCACAGGCTGGGATGAAATTTGGCACAAAGACTTGCCGAAATCGGTGGTGATTCAGAGCTGGCAAGGGCATGACAGTATTGGCCGAGCGGCCAAAGAGGGCTATCAAGGTATTTTGTCGACGGGCTATTATCTCGACCAACCTCAACCCACCAGCTACCACTATCGTAATGACCCGATGCCGAAGGGGATCACCGTCGATGATCAATTGCATCAAGGGGAAAAATTTGTCACCTACGATTGGGTTAAGCCTCGTAACAAAGGAGGCCCGCGCAAAGGGAACCTCACCATCATTGAGGGTGCAGACGGCAAAGTGCGTGCGTTTACCGATTACAACGGTAAATCGCGTGAAGAAGTGCATGTGTTGGAATACGTGCCCGGTGTGAAGTTCCGCGGCCATTTTGACAACTTCATGTCCTACACCGAGTTCAACTATCAGTTCGCTGGTGATCAACTAAAAGAAGGCAGCTATCAGCGTATTGGCAATGTGCGTTGGCCGGCA from Vibrio vulnificus NBRC 15645 = ATCC 27562 encodes the following:
- a CDS encoding RidA family protein; the protein is MSIKRYGVEGGVGTGGQHLPFARATEAGGFLYVSGQTPMIDGEVVEGGIVDQSRLAIQNCVDIMSEAGYTLEDVVHVKVVLTDARYFQSFNKVFKEFFGEHPPARICMVCDLVVDVKVEVDVTCYRADRR
- a CDS encoding sodium:solute symporter family protein — its product is MNSTLFLTGFGIYVLFLIWLGWFVSRNQKSGEDFLLGGRGLPLFLVLGTTVATMVGTGSSMGAVGFGYANGWAGALYGIGGAVGILLLALWFAPVRKLNFMTMSEELAYYVGANRIVKNVVGLLIFIASIGWLGAHILGGGMYLAWIADIDLSTAKIVIAVAFTIYVVIGGYTAVVWTDAIQAVILFVGFILMAVLSVQHIGGLDNLYSAMDPAAVSFLAIDKLGLLPAISLSVVIGVGVLATPSFRQRIYSGKDVSTIRRSFVGSGVLYLFFSIIPAIIGMAAHAINPELANSNYAFPYVAATVLPVGVGMIVLIAGLSATMSSASSDAIAGVSILLRDVYVMFTGRVPNKESMLNYSRLALVVVIGFALLFALTSNDIIGYITKMISTVMSGMFVCGMLGRFWRRYNWQGALATLAGASAASVAVMMSPSLTTFWGNPVIPSCMVALGAGVVVSLLTPANQVSAEMARAILDDERALMEMELSDKGELDRDESLANRQAAREL
- a CDS encoding family 20 glycosylhydrolase yields the protein MNKATLALLISGIFMAPTTMAMAPNTDLVLMPYPQSVELSEGKVTLDKAFSIYIKGYDSPRVAFNVKRTMERLYRQTGLPMLNWQAKSEQEATLVIDIQRAPSSVVQNINSDETYQLKVVNGKILLSATEPYGAFHGLETLLQLVSTDANGYFVPALTISDAPRFKWRGVSYDTARHYIELPVILRQLDAMASAKMNVFHWHIWDDQGIRIQLENYPRLWQATADGDFYSKDEIRQVVEYARNLGIRVIPEISLPGHASAVAHAYPELMSGLGEQSYPQQRGWGVFEPLMDPTNPELYTMLASVFDEVAALFPDEYFHIGGDEPNYQQWRDNPKIQAFIKQHQLDGERGLQSYLNSRVEQMLNQRGKKITGWDEIWHKDLPKSVVIQSWQGHDSIGRAAKEGYQGILSTGYYLDQPQPTSYHYRNDPMPKGITVDDQLHQGEKFVTYDWVKPRNKGGPRKGNLTIIEGADGKVRAFTDYNGKSREEVHVLEYVPGVKFRGHFDNFMSYTEFNYQFAGDQLKEGSYQRIGNVRWPATGSLVASSGGEVTSVPQPNGGYPAQLTKEEEPLILGGEVTIWGENLDSMTIEQRLWPRSYAIAERLWSSESLTDEASMYRRMRALDSWSEISLGLRHHADARMMLQRLANGADVAPLITLAKYTEPAQYYARHWEKWISTPNKGDLYNQYERLNRFADALVVESYAVYDMEALVRGYQPKGNAQSPQSKQVLEQLSEHYQVVKAAARQSRGIFAANIASRESVALAEATIALAELGLELVEKTQQGQVLSAAERATYQAILDKNAVIFDETIVAIGRPTEQLLHKIAP